In Tenebrio molitor chromosome 8, icTenMoli1.1, whole genome shotgun sequence, a genomic segment contains:
- the Chsy gene encoding chondroitin sulfate synthase 1 isoform X1, which yields MARRKKLTKVVFGVLLGVLISQFSSREECKQPKPAPRVAPAAPAHNLVFVGVMTAARYLDSRAKAVYDTWGRRVPGKVMFFSSEDSYSEDVPLVALPGVDDTYPPQKKSFMMLKHMYDHYIDQYEWFLRADDDVYVRTDRLEELLRSIDSKKPWFIGQTGRGNTEEFGMLSLESDENFCMGGPGVIFSRETLKRMAPYVDECLANLYTTHEDVELGRCVRRFAGISCTWSYEASDCDCEMQVILYHNQSGQAAFSGDLKQKEVHRAITLHPVKQPQYMYRLDKYVKALKIQNYQQETIDLHRGIASAMAELGYRIDHLQEVSLVEGLRLFPEERGSEGYLGDTSLLGLPQSLTRQKPTTLDDVLDWEFISKSLYSYKDLNPRRRIGSSLKEGLGDVVRDIMELINSYSKQRGRVIDFKEILYGYWRLDPVHGVDLILDLLLVYRKYRGHKMTVQVRRHAYVQQTFTGISVREVKNFDFPHISQRPSSTQAVPVHRKIVNQIISTFEQIPPIFHSDNVTKKETINFILPLSGRHEIFKRFLKMYEEVCIKQSEETRLFVILYTEKVEDFNRSSVLIENIQRKYSSSGVSVVTVNETFTRARALEHGLKLLAHDDLTLFIDVDIVFDTKSLLRIRQNTVKDKSIYFPIVYSLYNPKLLNKSYPLDDYAFFNSAIVDEDNGFWRQFGFGIVSLYKSDYVTLGGLNLLISGWGSEDVTFYDEAIKSKLKIVRSVDPSLIHVYHSIDCDINLDVFQRNMCLGTQASMLGSLKQLQKLYKKYEYLFKNLGTW from the exons ATGGCAAGAAGGAAAAAGCTGACCAAAGTCGTCTTCGGCGTGCTCCTCGGGGTCCTCATCTCGCAGTTCTCCAGCCGGGAGGAGTGCAAGCAGCCGAAGCCTGCCCCCAGAGTCGCGCCAGCCGCCCCCGCGCACAACCTGGTCTTCGTGGGGGTGATGACCGCCGCGCGCTACCTGGACAGCCGCGCCAAAGCCGTCTACGACACCTGGGGGAGGAGAGTGCCCGGGAAGGTGATGTTCTTCAGCTCGGAAGATTCGTACAGCGAAGACGTCCCCTTGGTGGCGCTCCCGGGAGTGGACGACACCTACCCCCCGCAGAAGAAGTCGTTCATGATGCTGAAGCACATGTACGACCACTACATCGACCAATACGAGTGGTTCTTGCGGGCCGACGACGACGTCTACGTCAGGACCGACCGCCTGGAGGAGCTGCTGCGCTCCATCGACAGCAAGAAGCCGTGGTTCATAGGACAGACGGGCCGCGGCAACACCGAAGAGTTCGGCATGTTGTCGTTGGAGAGCGACGAGAACTTCTGCATGGGGGGACCTGGGGTCATCTTCAGCAGGGAGACGCTCAAGAGGATGGCGCCGTACGTCGACGAGTGTCTGGCCAATCTGTACACCACCCATGAGGATGTCGAGTTGGGACGCTGCGTCAGAAGGTTCGCCGGGATCTCCTGCACTTGGTCCTACGAGGCGAGTGACTGCGATTGTGAG aTGCAAGTAATTCTCTACCACAACCAAAGTGGCCAAGCAGCGTTTAGTGGCGATTTGAAGCAGAAGGAAGTCCATCGTGCAATCACGTTGCATCCAGTCAAGCAGCCTCAGTACATGTACAGGCTGGACAAGTACGTCAAG GCCCTCAAGATACAGAATTACCAGCAGGAAACGATCGACTTGCACAGGGGCATCGCCAGTGCAATGGCTGAGCTAGGATATCGCATCGACCATCTGCAAGAGGTCAGTTTGGTAGAAGGACTCAGGTTGTTCCCGGAGGAGAGGGGGTCCGAGGGATATTTGGGAGATACAAGTCTGCTAG GCTTGCCGCAGAGCTTAACGAGACAGAAACCGACCACTTTGGACGACGTCTTGGACTGGGAGTTCATATCGAAGAGTCTCTACTCGTACAAGGACCTCAACCCCAGGAGGAGAATCGGATCGTCCTTGAAAGAGGGACTCGGAGACGTCGTCCGAGAC ATAATGGAGCTGATTAATTCCTACTCCAAACAAAGGGGGCGAGTGATTGATTTCAAAGAGATTTTGTATGGGTATTGGAGGCTGGATCCTGTCCACGGGGTCGATTTAATTTTGGATCTTTTACTCGTTTACCGGAAGTACAGGGGACATAAAATGACTGTACAAGTCAGGAGGCATGCTTACGTTCAACAAACATTCACAG GAATCTCCGTCCGAGAAGTGAAGAACTTCGACTTTCCTCACATTTCCCAACGACCCTCGTCGACCCAAGCAGTTCCAGTCCACCGAAAGATCGTCAACCAGATCATATCAACGTTCGAACAAATCCCGCCGATCTTCCACTCCGACAACGTGACCAAGAAAGAGACCATCAACTTCATTCTGCCCCTGAGCGGCCGCCACGAGATTTTCAAGAGATTCCTCAAAATGTACGAAGAAGTGTGCATCAAACAAAGCGAAGAGACGCGCCTTTTCGTCATCCTCTACACCGAAAAAGTGGAAGATTTCAACAGGAGCAGCGTCTTGATAGAGAACATCCAGAGGAAGTACAGCAGTAGTGGAGTGTCCGTGGTGACCGTCAACGAGACTTTCACGAGAGCTAGAGCCCTAGAGCACGGCCTCAAGCTCTTGGCCCACGACGATCTGACATTGTTCATAGATGTGGACATCGTATTCGACACGAAGAGTCTGTTGCGAATCCGACAGAACACGGTGAAGGACAAGAGTATTTATTTCCCGATAGTGTACAGCCTCTACAATCCCAAGTTGCTGAACAAGAGCTACCCCCTCGACGACTACGCCTTCTTCAACAGCGCAATCGTCGACGAAGACAACGGTTTTTGGCGCCAGTTCGGCTTCGGCATCGTCAGTTTGTACAAAAGTGACTACGTGACACTCGGAGGGTTGAACTTGTTGATTTCGGGGTGGGGTTCCGAGGATGTGACGTTCTACGACGAAGCCATCAAGTCCAAACTGAAGATCGTGCGCAGCGTGGATCCTAGTTTAATACACGTGTATCACTCCATCGATTGTGATATTAATTTAGATGTTTTTCAAAGAAATATGTGCCTCGGGACGCAGGCCAGCATGTTAGGCTCGCTCAAACAGCTCCAGAAGTTGTACAAAAAGTACGAGTATCTGTTTAAGAATTTAGGTACTTGGTAA
- the Chsy gene encoding chondroitin sulfate synthase 1 isoform X2 encodes MARRKKLTKVVFGVLLGVLISQFSSREECKQPKPAPRVAPAAPAHNLVFVGVMTAARYLDSRAKAVYDTWGRRVPGKVMFFSSEDSYSEDVPLVALPGVDDTYPPQKKSFMMLKHMYDHYIDQYEWFLRADDDVYVRTDRLEELLRSIDSKKPWFIGQTGRGNTEEFGMLSLESDENFCMGGPGVIFSRETLKRMAPYVDECLANLYTTHEDVELGRCVRRFAGISCTWSYEMQVILYHNQSGQAAFSGDLKQKEVHRAITLHPVKQPQYMYRLDKYVKALKIQNYQQETIDLHRGIASAMAELGYRIDHLQEVSLVEGLRLFPEERGSEGYLGDTSLLGLPQSLTRQKPTTLDDVLDWEFISKSLYSYKDLNPRRRIGSSLKEGLGDVVRDIMELINSYSKQRGRVIDFKEILYGYWRLDPVHGVDLILDLLLVYRKYRGHKMTVQVRRHAYVQQTFTGISVREVKNFDFPHISQRPSSTQAVPVHRKIVNQIISTFEQIPPIFHSDNVTKKETINFILPLSGRHEIFKRFLKMYEEVCIKQSEETRLFVILYTEKVEDFNRSSVLIENIQRKYSSSGVSVVTVNETFTRARALEHGLKLLAHDDLTLFIDVDIVFDTKSLLRIRQNTVKDKSIYFPIVYSLYNPKLLNKSYPLDDYAFFNSAIVDEDNGFWRQFGFGIVSLYKSDYVTLGGLNLLISGWGSEDVTFYDEAIKSKLKIVRSVDPSLIHVYHSIDCDINLDVFQRNMCLGTQASMLGSLKQLQKLYKKYEYLFKNLGTW; translated from the exons ATGGCAAGAAGGAAAAAGCTGACCAAAGTCGTCTTCGGCGTGCTCCTCGGGGTCCTCATCTCGCAGTTCTCCAGCCGGGAGGAGTGCAAGCAGCCGAAGCCTGCCCCCAGAGTCGCGCCAGCCGCCCCCGCGCACAACCTGGTCTTCGTGGGGGTGATGACCGCCGCGCGCTACCTGGACAGCCGCGCCAAAGCCGTCTACGACACCTGGGGGAGGAGAGTGCCCGGGAAGGTGATGTTCTTCAGCTCGGAAGATTCGTACAGCGAAGACGTCCCCTTGGTGGCGCTCCCGGGAGTGGACGACACCTACCCCCCGCAGAAGAAGTCGTTCATGATGCTGAAGCACATGTACGACCACTACATCGACCAATACGAGTGGTTCTTGCGGGCCGACGACGACGTCTACGTCAGGACCGACCGCCTGGAGGAGCTGCTGCGCTCCATCGACAGCAAGAAGCCGTGGTTCATAGGACAGACGGGCCGCGGCAACACCGAAGAGTTCGGCATGTTGTCGTTGGAGAGCGACGAGAACTTCTGCATGGGGGGACCTGGGGTCATCTTCAGCAGGGAGACGCTCAAGAGGATGGCGCCGTACGTCGACGAGTGTCTGGCCAATCTGTACACCACCCATGAGGATGTCGAGTTGGGACGCTGCGTCAGAAGGTTCGCCGGGATCTCCTGCACTTGGTCCTACGAG aTGCAAGTAATTCTCTACCACAACCAAAGTGGCCAAGCAGCGTTTAGTGGCGATTTGAAGCAGAAGGAAGTCCATCGTGCAATCACGTTGCATCCAGTCAAGCAGCCTCAGTACATGTACAGGCTGGACAAGTACGTCAAG GCCCTCAAGATACAGAATTACCAGCAGGAAACGATCGACTTGCACAGGGGCATCGCCAGTGCAATGGCTGAGCTAGGATATCGCATCGACCATCTGCAAGAGGTCAGTTTGGTAGAAGGACTCAGGTTGTTCCCGGAGGAGAGGGGGTCCGAGGGATATTTGGGAGATACAAGTCTGCTAG GCTTGCCGCAGAGCTTAACGAGACAGAAACCGACCACTTTGGACGACGTCTTGGACTGGGAGTTCATATCGAAGAGTCTCTACTCGTACAAGGACCTCAACCCCAGGAGGAGAATCGGATCGTCCTTGAAAGAGGGACTCGGAGACGTCGTCCGAGAC ATAATGGAGCTGATTAATTCCTACTCCAAACAAAGGGGGCGAGTGATTGATTTCAAAGAGATTTTGTATGGGTATTGGAGGCTGGATCCTGTCCACGGGGTCGATTTAATTTTGGATCTTTTACTCGTTTACCGGAAGTACAGGGGACATAAAATGACTGTACAAGTCAGGAGGCATGCTTACGTTCAACAAACATTCACAG GAATCTCCGTCCGAGAAGTGAAGAACTTCGACTTTCCTCACATTTCCCAACGACCCTCGTCGACCCAAGCAGTTCCAGTCCACCGAAAGATCGTCAACCAGATCATATCAACGTTCGAACAAATCCCGCCGATCTTCCACTCCGACAACGTGACCAAGAAAGAGACCATCAACTTCATTCTGCCCCTGAGCGGCCGCCACGAGATTTTCAAGAGATTCCTCAAAATGTACGAAGAAGTGTGCATCAAACAAAGCGAAGAGACGCGCCTTTTCGTCATCCTCTACACCGAAAAAGTGGAAGATTTCAACAGGAGCAGCGTCTTGATAGAGAACATCCAGAGGAAGTACAGCAGTAGTGGAGTGTCCGTGGTGACCGTCAACGAGACTTTCACGAGAGCTAGAGCCCTAGAGCACGGCCTCAAGCTCTTGGCCCACGACGATCTGACATTGTTCATAGATGTGGACATCGTATTCGACACGAAGAGTCTGTTGCGAATCCGACAGAACACGGTGAAGGACAAGAGTATTTATTTCCCGATAGTGTACAGCCTCTACAATCCCAAGTTGCTGAACAAGAGCTACCCCCTCGACGACTACGCCTTCTTCAACAGCGCAATCGTCGACGAAGACAACGGTTTTTGGCGCCAGTTCGGCTTCGGCATCGTCAGTTTGTACAAAAGTGACTACGTGACACTCGGAGGGTTGAACTTGTTGATTTCGGGGTGGGGTTCCGAGGATGTGACGTTCTACGACGAAGCCATCAAGTCCAAACTGAAGATCGTGCGCAGCGTGGATCCTAGTTTAATACACGTGTATCACTCCATCGATTGTGATATTAATTTAGATGTTTTTCAAAGAAATATGTGCCTCGGGACGCAGGCCAGCATGTTAGGCTCGCTCAAACAGCTCCAGAAGTTGTACAAAAAGTACGAGTATCTGTTTAAGAATTTAGGTACTTGGTAA